In Aedes albopictus strain Foshan chromosome 3, AalbF5, whole genome shotgun sequence, the following are encoded in one genomic region:
- the LOC109403425 gene encoding peritrophin-48-like: MIQRLSFIIILSIISRAALANECSDAGLATVDGFLPHKTECSKYISCYKGQAYEVSCPAGFNFNPDLKKCDPKYVCVVNNCPSTGIVKLPVNGSCTQYTLCIGGVQYPKECQIDLAFDSATGNCVPAAELQCMQNQCDPAAVPPQFYINSFDCMKYYICDEKYEPIEFQCANGTIFDATVNKCILGAACPAA, encoded by the exons ATGATTCAAA GACTTTCGTTCATCATTATTTTGAGCATCATAAGCAGAGCAGCTTTAGCGAATGAATGCTCCGATGCTGGCCTTGCAACAGTAGATGGATTTCTGCCACACAAAACCGAGTGCTCAAAATATATTAGCTGCTATAAAGGCCAAGCGTATGAAGTGTCCTGTCCCGCTGGATTCAACTTTAACCCGGATCTGAAGAAGTGCGACCCCAAATACGTATGCGTTGTGAACAACTGCCCGTCAACCGGGATCGTCAAGTTACCGGTAAATGGATCTTGCACACAATACACCCTTTGCATTGGGGGCGTACAATACCCTAAGGAATGCCAAATCGACTTGGCTTTCGACTCGGCCACGGGAAATTGCGTGCCGGCTGCGGAACTTCAATGCATGCAAAACCAGTGCGATCCTGCAGCTGTGCCTCCGCAGTTCTACATAAACTCATTCGATTGTATGAAGTATTATATCTGCGATGAAAAGTACGAACCGATTGAGTTCCAATGCGCGAATGGTACTATTTTTGATGCAACGGTCAATAAATGTATTTTGGGAGCTGCCTGCCCTGCTGCTTAA